Proteins from a genomic interval of Treponema brennaborense DSM 12168:
- the gltA gene encoding NADPH-dependent glutamate synthase, which produces MSGYVSAGQLAQAAQKEYDALSAKTAAGTISPKDRMAIPQQDMPVAEPRLRARQMSEVALGYTREQAIVEANRCLQCKNAPCVSGCPVNVPIPQFIAEVAKGEFKKAVDIIKTTNLLPAICGRVCPQEKQCQGQCTVGKTFKNAEKSVSIGRLERFVADFERENGLQSVPEAAPETGKKVAVIGSGPAGLTVAADTRRAGHDVTVFEAFHKAGGVMVYGIPEFRLPKAIVASEVEMLKKMGVKFRENFLVGRTGTLLQLLKEQGFDAAFIGTGAGLPKFMNIEGENLIGVFSANEYLTRANLMKAYDTAHADTPLYEAKNVAVVGGGNVAMDAARMAYRLGAEKVSVVYRRTRAEMPARGEEITHAEEEGVEFRFLENPVRVIGDENGRVRAVSALSYELGEPDASGRRSPVAIPGSEHEIPCDALIVALGNGSNPLMVQTTPGLDADKKGHIVVDETGRTSYPAVWAGGDIVLGAATVILAMGEGRKAAASINEYLKK; this is translated from the coding sequence ATGAGCGGATACGTTTCAGCCGGGCAGCTCGCACAAGCTGCGCAAAAAGAATACGACGCGCTGAGCGCCAAAACGGCGGCCGGCACGATTTCTCCCAAAGATCGCATGGCGATCCCGCAGCAGGATATGCCCGTCGCCGAACCTCGACTGCGCGCACGGCAGATGAGTGAAGTCGCGCTCGGTTACACGCGCGAACAGGCGATCGTTGAAGCCAACCGGTGCCTGCAATGCAAAAACGCGCCGTGCGTCAGCGGCTGCCCGGTCAACGTACCGATTCCGCAGTTCATAGCCGAAGTTGCCAAAGGCGAATTCAAAAAAGCCGTCGATATCATCAAGACGACGAACTTACTGCCGGCAATCTGCGGGCGCGTCTGCCCGCAGGAAAAACAGTGTCAGGGTCAGTGTACCGTCGGCAAAACGTTCAAAAATGCCGAAAAATCGGTTTCCATCGGACGTCTTGAACGGTTCGTAGCGGATTTTGAACGCGAAAACGGACTGCAATCGGTTCCCGAAGCCGCACCCGAAACCGGCAAAAAAGTTGCCGTCATCGGTTCCGGCCCCGCCGGTCTCACCGTAGCCGCCGATACGCGCCGTGCCGGACACGACGTTACCGTTTTCGAGGCGTTCCATAAAGCCGGCGGCGTTATGGTATACGGAATTCCCGAATTCCGGCTGCCGAAAGCAATCGTCGCGTCGGAAGTCGAAATGCTCAAAAAAATGGGCGTTAAATTCCGTGAAAACTTTCTGGTCGGACGAACGGGCACGCTGCTCCAGCTGCTGAAAGAACAGGGATTCGACGCGGCGTTCATAGGAACCGGCGCGGGGCTGCCCAAATTCATGAACATTGAAGGCGAAAACCTGATCGGCGTATTCAGCGCAAACGAATATTTGACGCGCGCCAACCTGATGAAAGCGTACGACACCGCGCACGCCGACACGCCGCTGTATGAAGCCAAAAACGTCGCAGTCGTCGGCGGCGGAAACGTCGCGATGGACGCGGCCCGTATGGCCTACCGCCTCGGCGCGGAAAAAGTATCCGTCGTATACCGCAGAACGCGCGCCGAAATGCCCGCCCGCGGTGAAGAAATAACCCACGCGGAAGAAGAAGGCGTCGAATTCCGCTTCCTCGAAAATCCGGTACGCGTTATCGGCGACGAAAACGGCCGAGTCCGCGCCGTATCCGCGCTTTCCTACGAACTGGGAGAACCCGACGCGTCGGGCCGCCGCAGTCCCGTCGCAATTCCCGGAAGCGAACATGAAATTCCGTGCGACGCGCTTATCGTAGCGCTCGGAAACGGCTCGAATCCGCTCATGGTACAAACCACGCCCGGGCTTGACGCCGACAAAAAAGGCCACATCGTCGTAGACGAAACCGGACGCACGTCGTACCCTGCGGTTTGGGCCGGCGGAGACATCGTTTTGGGCGCGGCAACCGTTATTCTTGCAATGGGCGAAGGACGCAAAGCTGCGGCGAGCATCAACGAATATCTGAAAAAATAA
- a CDS encoding methylated-DNA--[protein]-cysteine S-methyltransferase has protein sequence MKYVTTGDFPIGTLAVTEDGAGICAVHVLPDAAEPSCGAEEFERKETPLLRRALVQLGEYFAGTRRTFDLPLSLKGTEFQLRVWNELLRIPYGKTTTYGRLAYRVGNAKACRAVGMANHRNPVMIIVPCHRVIGADGSLTGYAGGLNVKRLLLDLEAGFQALDLR, from the coding sequence ATGAAGTATGTTACGACGGGTGATTTTCCCATAGGGACTCTTGCGGTTACGGAAGACGGCGCCGGTATCTGCGCAGTGCACGTGCTGCCGGACGCCGCAGAACCGTCGTGCGGTGCGGAAGAATTTGAGCGGAAAGAAACGCCGCTGCTGCGCCGCGCGCTCGTTCAGCTCGGCGAGTATTTTGCCGGAACGCGCCGGACGTTCGATCTGCCGTTGTCTTTAAAAGGTACCGAATTTCAGCTGCGCGTGTGGAACGAACTGCTGCGCATTCCGTACGGAAAAACGACGACGTACGGCCGGCTTGCGTACCGGGTCGGGAACGCCAAAGCGTGCCGCGCCGTCGGTATGGCGAATCACCGCAATCCCGTGATGATTATCGTGCCGTGTCACCGCGTTATCGGTGCGGACGGCAGTCTGACCGGATACGCCGGCGGACTGAACGTAAAGCGGCTGCTGCTCGATTTGGAAGCGGGATTTCAGGCGCTGGATCTGCGGTAA
- a CDS encoding alpha/beta fold hydrolase, whose product MERKDFSVQSEFDGLPLHVAVMLPDSEIRGVVQISHGMAEFKERYFEFMEYVTAAGFVTAVHDHRGHGESVKDKADLGYFYDTTGSAIVDDVHQITLELKRRYPQKPFVLFGHSMGSLVARSYLKKYDADIDKLVICGAPGKNPFAGVALALSGLLTALKGSRHRSALLQNLAFGSYNGKVGEKGPENAWICADPAVVDAYNASELCGFTFTLNGFRNLFLLMKTVYSPCGWELRNAPLPILFIAGRNDPVILGERAWLRAQDFLRRVGYGNVRGILYDGMRHEILNEKDRKTVFADVLSWISE is encoded by the coding sequence ATGGAAAGAAAAGACTTTTCGGTACAATCGGAATTCGACGGACTTCCGCTTCACGTTGCAGTTATGCTTCCCGATTCGGAGATACGCGGCGTCGTGCAGATTTCGCACGGAATGGCGGAATTTAAGGAACGGTATTTTGAGTTCATGGAATATGTGACGGCAGCAGGTTTCGTAACCGCCGTACACGATCACCGCGGACACGGTGAAAGCGTCAAGGATAAGGCCGATCTGGGGTATTTTTACGATACGACCGGCTCCGCTATTGTGGACGACGTGCACCAAATTACGCTTGAACTGAAACGCCGCTATCCGCAAAAACCGTTCGTGCTGTTCGGGCACAGTATGGGTTCGCTCGTTGCCCGAAGTTATCTGAAAAAATACGATGCCGATATCGATAAATTGGTAATCTGCGGCGCGCCGGGCAAAAATCCGTTCGCGGGCGTCGCACTGGCGTTGTCCGGTTTGCTGACGGCGCTGAAAGGCAGCCGTCACCGCAGCGCGTTGCTCCAGAATCTGGCGTTCGGCTCGTATAACGGAAAAGTCGGTGAAAAAGGGCCCGAAAACGCCTGGATCTGTGCGGATCCGGCGGTCGTCGACGCTTATAACGCCAGCGAACTGTGCGGTTTTACCTTTACGCTGAACGGATTCCGTAATCTGTTTCTGCTGATGAAAACCGTATACAGTCCGTGCGGCTGGGAACTGCGCAACGCGCCGCTGCCGATTCTGTTTATAGCAGGTCGGAACGATCCGGTCATTTTGGGTGAACGCGCCTGGCTTCGCGCGCAAGATTTTCTGCGTCGCGTCGGATACGGAAACGTGCGCGGTATCCTGTACGACGGGATGCGGCACGAAATTCTGAACGAAAAAGACCGGAAAACCGTTTTTGCGGACGTGCTTTCGTGGATTTCTGAATAG
- a CDS encoding glycoside hydrolase family 3 protein encodes MTLDWNEYIETAVQAAGEGIVLLKNDRNVLPLPAGCRVAVYGRIQTHYYKSGTGSGGLVNVSGVIGILDALLSCPDVSVNRELLARYREWEETHPFDEGIGWGNEPWSQEEMPLDYAAAAAAAAESDVALVIIGRSAGEDKDNKDVPGAYRLSATEKDMLKTVRAAHAKMVVLLNTGGIMDTQGLCDLAPDALAYVWQGGMIGGRGVCDVLTGRVSPSGKLTDTIAKTIADYPSSPYFGDAVRNFYAEDIYVGYRYFETAAPEAVLYPFGFGLSYTTFDVAVRSFSAENGTVRTAVAVTNTGGRRGKEAVQLYAQCPQGKLGKPKRVLVAFGKTRELGSGESQTLTFELAESLFASYDDGGVTGYPSCYVLESGTYTVYAGTSVRDVREAGSFTVEKTRVTETLKQLLAPERPFRRMKPRADENGMDWEGVPLSRESEPVRRAAAIPSEIPYTGDAGITLADVRRGGSSMEAFVAQFSDDDLSCVIRGEGMGSPKVTPGTAGAFGGVSAALKKFGVPCACCADGPSGMRLDSGAKAFSLPCGTLLACTFNTELVERLFFFTGLEMAKNRVDVLLGPGMNVHRHPLNGRNFEYFSEDPLVTGKMAAAQIRGLHSAGSTGTLKHFCCNNQEFKRAEADVAVSERALREIYLKGYEIAVKEGGADAIMTMYGSLNGMWAASRFDLNTAILRGEWGFDGVVMTDWWAVMNDYGASPSKTNFAAMARAQNDLYMVCLDAAVNSTGDNTLEALASGTLARSELQRSAANICRFLMKTRAFRRLSGTEDAVTVVNRPAEDRSFLPDEVVYHTLSDSLELDLSAVDTSKDADFVIALNTERLGGYDMELTGASDLGELSQIPVTVFSQGIAAGTFTWNGTGGAWLTQTRKICINMKYVIIRLYFSRNGLRLKNLKITFRVDKDAITDPQEYMQLF; translated from the coding sequence ATGACGTTAGACTGGAACGAATATATTGAAACCGCCGTTCAGGCAGCCGGCGAGGGTATCGTGCTTTTAAAAAACGATCGGAACGTGCTTCCGCTGCCGGCGGGCTGCCGCGTGGCGGTGTACGGCCGCATTCAGACGCATTATTATAAAAGCGGCACGGGCTCCGGCGGCTTAGTAAACGTTTCGGGCGTTATCGGTATTTTGGACGCGCTGCTTTCGTGCCCGGACGTGAGCGTTAATCGGGAACTGCTTGCGCGCTACCGTGAATGGGAAGAAACGCATCCGTTCGACGAAGGTATCGGCTGGGGAAACGAACCGTGGTCTCAGGAAGAAATGCCGCTGGATTACGCTGCCGCCGCGGCCGCCGCTGCGGAAAGCGACGTTGCGCTGGTTATCATCGGGCGCAGCGCGGGTGAAGATAAAGACAATAAGGACGTTCCCGGCGCATACCGGCTTTCCGCAACGGAAAAAGACATGCTGAAAACGGTGCGCGCCGCTCACGCGAAGATGGTCGTCCTTTTGAACACCGGCGGCATTATGGACACGCAGGGATTGTGCGATTTGGCGCCGGACGCGCTCGCGTACGTGTGGCAGGGCGGCATGATCGGCGGCCGCGGCGTGTGCGACGTATTGACCGGGCGCGTTTCTCCTTCGGGAAAACTGACCGACACGATCGCGAAGACGATAGCCGATTATCCGTCATCACCGTATTTCGGCGACGCGGTGCGCAACTTTTACGCGGAAGACATATACGTCGGTTACCGTTATTTTGAAACCGCCGCGCCCGAGGCGGTGCTGTATCCGTTCGGATTCGGACTGTCGTACACAACGTTCGACGTTGCCGTACGTTCTTTTTCTGCCGAAAACGGTACCGTGCGCACCGCCGTCGCCGTAACGAATACGGGCGGGCGCCGCGGAAAGGAAGCGGTGCAGCTGTACGCGCAGTGTCCGCAGGGAAAATTGGGCAAACCGAAGCGCGTTCTGGTCGCGTTCGGCAAGACGCGCGAATTGGGTTCGGGCGAATCGCAGACGCTGACGTTCGAGCTTGCCGAATCGCTGTTCGCGTCGTATGACGACGGCGGCGTTACCGGTTATCCGTCGTGTTACGTGCTTGAAAGCGGAACGTACACCGTGTACGCGGGTACGAGCGTCCGCGACGTGCGGGAAGCCGGTTCGTTTACCGTTGAAAAGACGCGCGTTACGGAAACGCTGAAACAGCTGCTCGCGCCGGAGCGTCCGTTCCGCAGAATGAAACCCCGTGCCGATGAAAACGGCATGGATTGGGAAGGCGTTCCCCTTTCCCGCGAAAGCGAGCCGGTGCGGCGCGCTGCGGCTATTCCCTCAGAGATTCCGTATACCGGCGACGCGGGGATAACGCTCGCCGACGTACGCCGCGGCGGCTCGTCGATGGAAGCGTTCGTCGCACAGTTTTCCGACGACGACCTGTCGTGCGTTATCCGCGGAGAGGGCATGGGCAGTCCGAAGGTAACGCCCGGTACGGCCGGCGCGTTCGGCGGCGTGTCTGCCGCCCTGAAAAAGTTCGGTGTTCCGTGCGCGTGCTGTGCGGACGGGCCTTCCGGTATGCGCTTGGACAGCGGCGCCAAAGCGTTCAGTCTGCCGTGCGGCACGCTGCTCGCCTGTACGTTCAATACGGAATTGGTGGAGCGTCTGTTTTTCTTTACCGGCCTCGAAATGGCGAAAAACCGGGTGGACGTGCTGCTCGGGCCGGGAATGAACGTGCACCGTCATCCGCTGAACGGCAGGAATTTTGAATATTTTTCCGAAGATCCGCTCGTAACCGGAAAAATGGCCGCCGCCCAAATACGCGGTCTGCATTCGGCCGGTTCCACCGGAACGCTCAAGCATTTTTGCTGCAACAATCAGGAGTTCAAGCGCGCCGAAGCCGACGTTGCGGTTTCCGAGCGCGCGCTCCGTGAAATATACCTGAAAGGATATGAAATCGCCGTAAAAGAAGGCGGCGCCGACGCGATCATGACGATGTACGGCAGCCTGAACGGCATGTGGGCTGCAAGCCGTTTTGATTTGAACACGGCGATTCTCCGCGGCGAATGGGGATTCGACGGCGTGGTCATGACCGATTGGTGGGCCGTAATGAACGATTACGGCGCTTCCCCGTCCAAGACGAACTTTGCGGCGATGGCGCGCGCGCAGAACGATTTGTACATGGTGTGCCTTGACGCGGCGGTCAACAGTACCGGCGACAACACGCTTGAAGCGCTGGCTTCGGGGACGCTTGCCCGAAGCGAATTGCAGCGCAGCGCCGCCAATATCTGCCGGTTTCTGATGAAAACGCGCGCGTTCCGGCGGCTTTCGGGAACGGAAGACGCGGTAACCGTCGTAAACCGCCCCGCCGAAGACCGGAGTTTTCTGCCGGATGAAGTGGTGTATCACACGCTTTCCGATTCGCTTGAACTCGACCTCAGCGCCGTCGATACGTCGAAAGACGCCGATTTCGTGATCGCGCTGAACACCGAGCGGCTGGGCGGTTACGACATGGAATTGACCGGCGCGTCCGATTTGGGCGAATTGTCCCAGATTCCGGTTACCGTGTTTTCTCAGGGAATCGCGGCGGGAACGTTCACTTGGAACGGCACCGGCGGCGCCTGGCTGACGCAAACGCGGAAAATCTGCATCAACATGAAATATGTCATTATCCGTCTGTATTTCAGCCGGAACGGACTGCGGCTGAAAAATCTGAAAATCACGTTCCGCGTCGATAAGGACGCCATAACGGATCCGCAGGAGTATATGCAGCTGTTTTAA
- a CDS encoding AEC family transporter, with amino-acid sequence MDALVFSLNAVFPLLLVSALGFYVRRKNVVSDTFLKEGNRFCFRYGFMAMMFVNIYDIDSLADIRWQVVAFAVAVILVLFVIGFAVVPFAVPDDRQKGVVHQAFYRSNYATIGLPLAFNLCGSEGLIVASLVSAFSVPLYNVLGVISLSAFVRQRMVHPVRFIVKQIVTNPLIIGVAAGFVCLLLRPHLGGRRLSTGSFRFVYKALASVGGIAPWLSLIILGGQFKFSAVRRLLPQISLSVASRLVLAPVLGMAAVVFVPSALGLRPFTGAEYAALFALFAAPQAVASVSMADQMGGDSELAGQVLVWTALFSMPAIFAYTAVFRSAGLF; translated from the coding sequence ATGGACGCGCTTGTATTTTCATTGAACGCCGTGTTTCCGCTGCTGCTGGTTTCCGCGCTCGGATTTTACGTCAGACGGAAAAACGTGGTTTCCGATACGTTTCTGAAAGAGGGAAACCGCTTCTGCTTTCGCTACGGATTTATGGCGATGATGTTCGTCAACATTTACGATATCGATTCGCTTGCGGATATCCGGTGGCAGGTGGTTGCGTTCGCCGTCGCGGTGATTCTGGTATTGTTCGTTATCGGGTTCGCCGTCGTTCCGTTCGCCGTTCCCGACGACCGGCAGAAAGGCGTGGTGCATCAGGCTTTTTACCGGTCGAATTACGCGACGATCGGGCTGCCGCTCGCGTTCAATCTGTGCGGAAGCGAGGGGCTGATCGTTGCGTCTTTGGTGTCGGCGTTCAGCGTTCCGCTGTACAACGTGCTGGGAGTGATTTCCCTTTCGGCGTTCGTGCGGCAGCGGATGGTGCATCCGGTGCGGTTTATCGTAAAGCAGATCGTTACGAATCCGCTGATTATCGGCGTTGCCGCCGGCTTCGTGTGTTTGCTGCTGCGTCCGCACCTGGGCGGCCGGCGGCTGAGTACGGGAAGTTTTAGGTTCGTGTATAAAGCGCTGGCAAGCGTCGGCGGCATAGCGCCGTGGCTGTCGCTGATCATTTTGGGCGGACAGTTTAAGTTTTCCGCAGTGCGCCGTCTGCTGCCGCAGATTTCGCTGAGCGTCGCCTCCCGCTTGGTGCTGGCGCCGGTGCTGGGGATGGCGGCCGTCGTTTTCGTACCGTCCGCTCTGGGACTGCGGCCGTTCACCGGCGCCGAGTACGCGGCGCTGTTCGCGCTGTTCGCGGCGCCGCAGGCGGTGGCGAGCGTTTCCATGGCGGATCAGATGGGAGGCGACAGCGAACTTGCCGGACAGGTGCTGGTGTGGACGGCGCTTTTTTCGATGCCGGCAATCTTTGCGTATACGGCGGTTTTCCGCAGCGCCGGACTGTTCTGA
- a CDS encoding peroxiredoxin: MENGMPLLGDKIPSMTVKTTHGMKQLPEDYKGRWLVLFSHPADFTPVCTTEFISFQKHYAAFKAVNCELLGLSIDQVQSHLKWTEFMAEKLDTAIEFPIIADDMGKVAEKLGMVHPGKGTNTVRAVFIIDPEGTLRLLLYYPQEIGRNMNEILRAVKALQTSDSHKVACPANWPENELIGSQVIIPPAADEKTAAERRSLKDSFDWWFAYKKI, from the coding sequence ATGGAAAACGGAATGCCGCTGCTTGGAGACAAAATACCTTCGATGACCGTAAAAACGACACACGGAATGAAACAGCTTCCGGAAGATTACAAAGGACGATGGCTCGTTCTTTTTTCGCATCCGGCCGATTTTACTCCCGTTTGTACGACCGAATTCATTTCGTTTCAAAAGCATTACGCTGCGTTTAAGGCGGTAAATTGTGAATTGCTGGGATTGTCCATCGATCAAGTGCAGTCCCATCTGAAATGGACTGAATTTATGGCCGAAAAGCTCGATACCGCAATCGAATTCCCCATCATTGCCGACGATATGGGTAAAGTTGCCGAAAAACTCGGTATGGTGCATCCCGGCAAAGGAACGAACACGGTGCGCGCCGTCTTCATTATTGATCCCGAAGGAACGCTGCGGCTGCTCTTATATTATCCGCAGGAAATCGGCCGCAATATGAATGAAATCCTGCGGGCCGTTAAAGCGCTCCAGACAAGCGACAGTCACAAGGTTGCCTGCCCCGCGAACTGGCCGGAAAACGAATTGATCGGTTCCCAGGTGATTATTCCGCCGGCAGCGGATGAAAAAACGGCCGCAGAACGGCGCAGTTTGAAAGATTCGTTCGACTGGTGGTTTGCGTATAAGAAAATTTGA
- a CDS encoding sulfide/dihydroorotate dehydrogenase-like FAD/NAD-binding protein, which yields MFKIIEKKQLSADVFYMKVEAPDIARNRKAGQFVLVQLDTEFAERVPLTIADANAQEGWIALVFQAVGASTLKLSRKNVADELGAVLGPLGNPTHIEKVGTVICVGGGIGVAPLHPIVQAHKAAGNKVIVIMGARNKELLIFEDEMRSLADELIIMTDDGSAGTKGLVTEPLKKFCEQNPKPNEVVAIGPPVMMKFCAATTKPFGVHTVVSLNTIMIDGTGMCGGCRVTIGGETKFVCVDGPEFDGHLVDFDNMMMRMKAFKGREQEDLHKCRMEAQAAQLAGGAK from the coding sequence ATGTTCAAAATTATTGAAAAGAAACAACTTTCGGCGGATGTTTTCTATATGAAAGTGGAAGCACCCGACATTGCGCGCAACCGGAAGGCGGGACAATTTGTCCTCGTACAACTCGACACCGAATTTGCAGAACGAGTACCGCTCACCATCGCGGACGCAAACGCACAGGAAGGCTGGATTGCCCTCGTATTTCAGGCAGTCGGCGCCAGTACGCTTAAATTATCACGTAAAAACGTTGCGGACGAACTCGGCGCCGTACTCGGCCCGCTGGGAAATCCGACTCATATAGAAAAAGTCGGCACCGTTATCTGCGTCGGCGGCGGCATCGGCGTCGCACCGCTGCATCCGATCGTCCAAGCGCACAAGGCTGCCGGCAACAAAGTGATCGTCATCATGGGCGCGCGCAATAAAGAGCTGCTCATTTTTGAAGACGAAATGCGCTCGCTCGCCGACGAACTTATCATCATGACCGACGACGGTTCCGCCGGCACCAAAGGACTCGTTACCGAACCGCTCAAAAAATTCTGCGAGCAGAATCCCAAACCGAACGAAGTCGTCGCCATCGGGCCGCCCGTTATGATGAAATTCTGCGCCGCCACGACCAAGCCGTTCGGCGTGCATACGGTCGTTTCCCTGAATACGATCATGATCGACGGAACGGGCATGTGCGGCGGCTGCCGCGTTACGATCGGCGGCGAGACTAAATTCGTCTGCGTCGACGGTCCCGAATTCGACGGACATCTGGTCGACTTCGACAACATGATGATGCGCATGAAAGCGTTCAAAGGACGCGAACAGGAAGACCTGCATAAATGCCGCATGGAAGCGCAGGCAGCACAGCTTGCAGGAGGAGCAAAATGA
- a CDS encoding acyltransferase domain-containing protein, translating into MTDVHKRLAFPEDFFSVLQRCASAVDKDEARSRRFRDGLRAMKSDPPADGFEFDRCREVLRSVRKEIDAGSLSAADGSLLVAAAAAECIPRYERLHISAAVFADTFGDITVWARDCLAKTGAWGITELPWFSHHLSLRLFALGRLQFELTALDLPYSRLEPRHNRNQAENRGAVYAVKGNLSCTADGFLRTPDDPPDIAAAFTTRYETLRTSGDTQLLVANTVREGVVLPRQTAFDRRDWTEQSLCGGERNVLDVHIPATGPLDTNDCLASFGQARRFPLFARHAPVGFSCHSWLLDPYFIRRLPETSRIRRFSSLFDIVPPVSVDYGEGLSRVFPVRHETGNPPPLTSLQKTVRDWLAGGALFRQGQGLRFTP; encoded by the coding sequence GTGACTGACGTTCATAAGCGGCTCGCTTTTCCCGAAGACTTTTTCTCCGTTTTGCAGCGGTGCGCTTCCGCCGTCGATAAAGACGAGGCGCGTTCCCGCCGTTTCAGAGACGGACTTCGGGCAATGAAAAGCGACCCGCCGGCAGACGGCTTTGAATTCGACCGATGCCGGGAAGTACTGCGCTCCGTGCGGAAAGAAATCGACGCGGGTTCACTTTCCGCCGCAGACGGCTCACTTTTAGTCGCAGCCGCAGCGGCCGAATGCATTCCCCGCTATGAACGGCTGCATATAAGCGCCGCCGTTTTTGCCGATACGTTCGGCGACATCACCGTCTGGGCGCGCGACTGCCTGGCAAAAACCGGCGCGTGGGGAATCACCGAACTGCCTTGGTTCTCCCACCATCTTTCGTTGCGGCTTTTTGCGCTCGGCCGGCTGCAATTTGAACTGACCGCGCTCGATCTGCCGTACTCGCGACTGGAACCGCGGCACAACCGGAATCAGGCGGAAAACCGCGGCGCCGTATACGCCGTAAAAGGAAATCTTTCGTGTACGGCCGACGGCTTTTTGCGGACGCCGGACGATCCGCCCGATATTGCGGCGGCGTTTACCACCCGTTACGAAACGCTCAGAACTTCCGGCGACACGCAGCTGCTCGTGGCAAATACGGTACGCGAGGGTGTCGTTTTGCCGCGGCAAACCGCCTTCGACCGCCGCGACTGGACGGAACAGTCGCTGTGCGGCGGAGAACGGAACGTCCTCGACGTACACATTCCCGCCACCGGACCGCTGGACACAAACGACTGTCTCGCGTCTTTCGGGCAAGCCCGCCGTTTTCCCCTTTTTGCCCGGCACGCACCCGTCGGTTTCAGCTGCCATTCGTGGCTGCTCGATCCGTATTTTATCCGCCGACTGCCGGAAACTTCCCGCATCAGACGGTTTTCATCGTTATTCGACATCGTTCCTCCCGTTTCCGTCGATTACGGCGAAGGGCTGAGCCGAGTGTTTCCCGTCCGGCATGAAACCGGCAATCCGCCGCCGCTCACATCGCTGCAGAAAACGGTGCGCGACTGGCTCGCCGGAGGCGCCCTTTTCAGGCAGGGACAAGGACTCCGTTTTACGCCGTAA
- a CDS encoding dicarboxylate/amino acid:cation symporter, with amino-acid sequence MKIWIKYLLGIALGITAALVVPFESRNAAAVLSFLTDVSVRFGRYTVLPLLFFSVSVAVCKLRASKRILKPAFLIVSVLAVSVCMLTAVGLLSVLVVRLPRIPITAEKVAEVASIDVQALVRRLFPYSGFEAFLDGAFLLPLFLFAGLAGAGCAVDTAASKSAVTLFDSLSTVAYNVMSFFVDMLAIGMIAIACTWAIDSFAVFASGVYVPLLIMLAADFVLVAFVLYPVLLYALCKGTKPMRVLYASICPILVAFFSGDTNLTLPVAVRHGKESLGIQRKINAVTYPVFSVFARGGSALCTTVCFVVILTSYSSLRISAEDVLWIAGMSCVLSFVLGALPSGGPFVALTVMCTIYGRGFEAGYLLLKPAALLICSFAAAIDAATAMFGSYFVAHKMGMTDHYEVRKFI; translated from the coding sequence ATGAAAATCTGGATCAAATATCTTCTGGGAATTGCGTTGGGAATTACGGCGGCGCTGGTGGTGCCGTTTGAGAGTCGGAACGCTGCGGCGGTGCTTTCTTTTTTGACCGACGTGTCGGTGCGGTTCGGGCGGTATACGGTGCTGCCGCTGCTGTTTTTCAGCGTGTCGGTTGCGGTGTGCAAGCTGCGCGCTTCTAAGCGGATATTGAAGCCGGCGTTTTTGATTGTGAGCGTGCTGGCCGTTTCGGTGTGTATGCTGACGGCGGTCGGGCTGCTGTCCGTTTTGGTCGTGCGTCTGCCGCGTATTCCGATTACGGCGGAAAAGGTTGCCGAGGTGGCTTCCATAGACGTGCAGGCACTGGTGCGGCGGCTGTTTCCGTATTCGGGATTCGAGGCGTTTTTGGACGGGGCTTTTCTGCTGCCGCTGTTTTTGTTTGCGGGACTGGCGGGAGCCGGCTGCGCCGTGGATACGGCGGCTTCCAAGAGTGCGGTAACGCTGTTCGATTCGCTGTCGACGGTGGCGTACAACGTGATGAGTTTTTTTGTGGATATGCTGGCGATCGGGATGATTGCGATCGCGTGTACCTGGGCGATCGATTCGTTCGCCGTATTTGCGTCGGGTGTGTACGTTCCGCTGCTGATCATGCTTGCGGCGGATTTCGTTTTGGTTGCGTTCGTGCTGTATCCGGTGCTGCTGTACGCGCTGTGCAAGGGAACGAAGCCGATGCGGGTGCTGTACGCGAGCATTTGTCCGATATTGGTTGCGTTTTTTTCAGGCGATACGAATCTGACGCTGCCGGTCGCCGTCAGGCACGGCAAGGAAAGTTTGGGGATTCAGCGCAAGATAAACGCGGTAACGTATCCGGTGTTTTCGGTTTTTGCGCGCGGCGGATCCGCGCTGTGCACGACCGTGTGTTTCGTGGTGATTTTGACGTCGTATTCGAGTCTGCGCATTTCGGCTGAAGACGTTTTGTGGATTGCGGGAATGTCGTGCGTGCTGTCGTTCGTACTGGGCGCTCTGCCGTCCGGCGGTCCGTTCGTGGCGCTGACGGTGATGTGCACGATATATGGGCGCGGATTTGAGGCGGGCTATCTGCTGCTCAAGCCGGCAGCTCTTTTGATTTGTTCGTTTGCGGCGGCGATCGACGCGGCGACGGCGATGTTCGGTTCGTATTTCGTCGCACATAAAATGGGCATGACCGATCATTACGAAGTGCGAAAGTTCATTTAA